One window of Inquilinus sp. Marseille-Q2685 genomic DNA carries:
- a CDS encoding sugar ABC transporter substrate-binding protein, with protein MSWKMTALAGAGALALALASGSAMAQQKLTIATVNNADMIIMQRLSKDFEKESGIALNWVVLEENVLRQRVTTDIATNGGQFDVLTIGTYEVPIWGAQDWLLPMDDVPADYDLNDVLKPVRDGLSHDGKLYALPFYAESSMTFYRKDLFDKAGLKMPDQPTYEQIKEFASKLHDPSHEIYGICLRGKPGWGENMAFVDPLVNTYGGRWFDMDWNPTIDTPEWKEAITFYVDLLKNYGPPGAPSNGHNENRALFASGKCAMWIDATSAAGYLYNPKDSTVADKVAFAQAPIAKSPKGNHWLWSWALAVPKSTKSPDAAKKFITWATSKPYIEKVAKSDGWTVVPPGTRASTYANPEYQKAAPFAAFVLKAIETADPNDATVEKVPYTGVQFVGIPEFQAIGTEVGQQIAAALAGSVTVDAALKASQEAADRAVTQGGYK; from the coding sequence ATGTCCTGGAAGATGACGGCCCTGGCCGGAGCGGGCGCGCTGGCCCTGGCGCTGGCGTCCGGATCGGCGATGGCGCAGCAGAAGCTGACCATCGCCACGGTCAACAACGCCGACATGATCATCATGCAGCGCCTGTCGAAGGACTTCGAGAAGGAGAGCGGCATCGCGCTGAATTGGGTGGTGCTGGAGGAGAACGTGCTGCGCCAGCGCGTCACCACCGACATCGCCACCAATGGCGGCCAGTTCGACGTGCTGACCATCGGCACCTACGAGGTGCCGATCTGGGGCGCGCAGGACTGGCTGCTGCCGATGGACGACGTGCCGGCCGATTACGACCTGAACGACGTGCTGAAGCCGGTGCGCGACGGGCTTTCGCATGACGGCAAGCTGTACGCCCTGCCCTTCTATGCCGAAAGCTCGATGACCTTCTACCGGAAGGACCTGTTCGACAAGGCCGGGCTGAAGATGCCGGACCAGCCGACCTACGAGCAGATCAAGGAGTTCGCGTCCAAGCTGCACGACCCGTCGCACGAGATCTACGGGATCTGCCTGCGCGGCAAGCCGGGCTGGGGCGAGAACATGGCCTTCGTCGACCCGCTGGTGAACACCTATGGCGGCCGCTGGTTCGACATGGACTGGAACCCGACGATCGACACGCCGGAATGGAAGGAGGCCATCACCTTCTATGTCGACCTGCTGAAGAACTACGGCCCCCCGGGCGCGCCGTCGAACGGCCACAACGAGAACCGGGCGCTGTTCGCCAGCGGCAAATGCGCGATGTGGATCGACGCCACCTCGGCCGCCGGCTACCTGTACAACCCGAAGGACTCGACGGTGGCCGACAAGGTCGCCTTCGCCCAGGCGCCGATCGCCAAGTCGCCGAAGGGCAACCATTGGCTGTGGTCCTGGGCGCTGGCCGTGCCGAAATCGACCAAGTCGCCGGACGCCGCCAAGAAGTTCATCACCTGGGCCACGTCCAAGCCCTATATCGAGAAGGTCGCGAAGAGCGACGGCTGGACCGTGGTCCCGCCCGGCACCCGCGCCTCGACCTACGCCAACCCCGAGTACCAGAAGGCCGCGCCCTTCGCCGCCTTCGTGCTGAAGGCGATCGAGACCGCGGACCCGAACGACGCGACGGTCGAGAAGGTGCCCTACACCGGTGTGCAGTTCGTCGGCATCCCGGAGTTCCAGGCGATCGGCACCGAGGTCGGCCAGCAGATCGCCGCCGCCCTCGCCGGCTCGGTCACCGTCGACGCCGCGCTGAAGGCCTCGCAGGAAGCCGCCGACCGGGCCGTGACCCAGGGCGGGTACAAGTAA
- a CDS encoding serine hydrolase gives MPRWLPAALDYIPRWLDFQMRLTEQPGCAVAVAEHGKIVLEQAFGVAELGRRAALTPRHRFRVASHSKTFTAVGILKLREQGRLGLDDPAGRHVDGLPPAAAAATIGQLLSHAAGLGRDGDDTDHWMDRKPFPNEEELRRVLAAPAPVPASTRFKYSNLGFGLLGLVIEAVTGEAYADWIHREVVAAAGLEETVPDLPSPGAAPLATGHSGKQPLGRRVPIPGTTPTNALAAATGFVSTARDLALFFGRLDPEARDGLLSPASRRELVRPQWRNPDAEVERHYGLGTMIGRTGDLAWFGHGGAFLGYITRTVVLPGQGIAASVVTNAVDGPANPWAEGIVHILSALARHGAPTARTKDWTGRWCSTWRAIDLVPAGSRVLVADPALPTPFLDAPEITPDGPDRGRITRAQGYNSYGEAVELKRDRKGAVAEIRYAGSRLLPEAKLAAELKRRYEAG, from the coding sequence ATGCCCCGCTGGCTGCCCGCCGCGCTCGACTACATCCCGCGCTGGCTCGATTTCCAGATGCGGCTGACCGAACAGCCCGGCTGCGCCGTCGCCGTCGCCGAGCACGGGAAGATCGTGCTGGAGCAGGCCTTCGGTGTGGCCGAGCTCGGCCGCCGCGCGGCCCTGACGCCGCGCCACCGCTTCCGCGTCGCCTCGCATTCCAAGACCTTCACCGCCGTCGGCATCCTCAAGCTGCGGGAGCAGGGGCGGCTCGGCCTCGACGACCCGGCCGGCCGCCATGTCGACGGGCTGCCTCCGGCGGCGGCCGCCGCCACGATCGGCCAGCTGCTGTCGCACGCCGCCGGGCTCGGCCGCGACGGCGACGACACCGACCACTGGATGGACCGCAAGCCCTTCCCGAACGAGGAGGAGCTGCGCCGGGTGCTGGCCGCCCCGGCGCCGGTCCCGGCCAGCACCCGGTTCAAATATTCCAATCTCGGCTTCGGCCTGCTCGGCCTGGTGATCGAGGCGGTGACCGGCGAGGCCTATGCCGACTGGATCCACCGCGAGGTCGTCGCCGCGGCCGGGCTGGAGGAGACGGTCCCCGACCTGCCGTCCCCCGGCGCCGCCCCGCTCGCCACCGGCCACAGCGGCAAGCAGCCGCTCGGCCGCCGGGTGCCGATCCCCGGTACGACTCCGACGAACGCGCTGGCCGCCGCCACCGGCTTCGTCTCCACCGCCCGCGACCTGGCCCTGTTCTTCGGCCGGCTCGACCCCGAGGCGAGGGACGGCCTCCTGTCCCCCGCCAGCCGGCGCGAGCTGGTGCGGCCGCAATGGCGCAACCCGGATGCGGAGGTGGAGCGGCATTACGGCCTCGGCACCATGATCGGCCGCACCGGCGACCTCGCCTGGTTCGGCCATGGCGGCGCCTTCCTGGGCTACATCACCCGCACCGTGGTGCTGCCGGGCCAGGGGATCGCCGCCTCGGTCGTGACCAACGCGGTGGACGGCCCGGCCAACCCCTGGGCCGAGGGCATCGTCCACATCCTCTCCGCCCTGGCCCGGCACGGCGCACCGACGGCGAGGACGAAGGACTGGACCGGCCGCTGGTGCAGCACCTGGCGCGCCATCGACCTGGTGCCGGCCGGCAGCCGCGTCCTGGTCGCCGACCCGGCGCTGCCGACGCCCTTCCTGGACGCGCCGGAGATCACGCCGGACGGGCCGGACCGCGGCCGCATCACCCGGGCCCAGGGCTACAACAGCTACGGCGAGGCGGTGGAGCTGAAGCGCGACCGCAAGGGCGCGGTGGCGGAGATCCGCTACGCCGGCAGCCGCCTGCTGCCCGAGGCGAAGCTGGCGGCGGAGCTGAAGCGGCGCTACGAGGCCGGCTAG
- the nth gene encoding endonuclease III: MPATTRLIRIDAALATAFGPAPRFLYPDPVEMLVLALLSARTRDEIAMAAHRVLRVRFPRWQDLLEADPAVIERLVGRTTWPDRKAQTLQQALRALQASRGRLELDFLAGLGAEDAVAWLRTLPGVGPKTAAAVLLFSRLRLRALPVSTGHHRIAKRLGLISRRAGAEAAHGPLLAMLPPDWDNDRIERHHWLVKRLGHDHCTDRRPRCGSCPVRELCPSRGRIRPAPEHRIRQLALPFPAMGNRPHPGLAPAGPTESSSALRHKRTKPSFSIETSGADVRPGADLITFPKTEQLEARPSART; encoded by the coding sequence ATGCCCGCCACCACCCGCCTGATCCGGATCGACGCTGCCCTGGCCACCGCCTTCGGGCCGGCGCCGCGCTTTCTGTATCCGGATCCGGTCGAGATGCTGGTGCTGGCGCTGCTCTCCGCGCGCACCCGGGACGAGATAGCGATGGCCGCCCACCGGGTGCTGCGGGTGCGCTTCCCGCGCTGGCAGGACCTGCTGGAGGCCGATCCGGCGGTGATCGAGCGGCTGGTCGGCCGCACCACCTGGCCCGACCGCAAGGCACAGACCCTGCAGCAGGCGCTGCGGGCGCTGCAGGCCTCCCGCGGCCGGCTGGAGCTGGACTTCCTGGCCGGGCTCGGCGCCGAGGATGCCGTCGCCTGGCTGCGGACGCTGCCCGGCGTCGGGCCGAAGACCGCCGCGGCGGTGCTGCTGTTCAGCCGGCTGCGGCTGCGCGCCCTGCCGGTCTCGACCGGCCATCACCGTATCGCCAAGCGGCTCGGCCTGATCTCGCGCCGCGCCGGCGCCGAGGCCGCGCACGGCCCGTTGCTGGCGATGCTGCCGCCGGACTGGGACAACGACCGGATCGAGCGCCACCACTGGCTGGTCAAGCGCCTGGGCCACGACCATTGCACCGACCGGCGGCCGCGCTGCGGCAGCTGCCCGGTGCGGGAGCTGTGCCCGAGCCGCGGCCGCATCCGCCCGGCACCGGAGCACCGCATTCGCCAGCTTGCCCTCCCCTTCCCCGCCATGGGCAACCGGCCGCATCCGGGCTTGGCACCCGCCGGCCCAACGGAATCTTCATCCGCCCTCCGGCACAAGCGAACGAAACCTTCTTTTTCGATCGAAACCTCCGGCGCGGATGTCCGACCCGGCGCCGATCTGATAACTTTCCCAAAAACGGAACAGCTGGAGGCGCGCCCGTCTGCGAGGACGTGA
- a CDS encoding carbohydrate ABC transporter permease: MAVQRSRSQAIGVTLLGWAVGLILFFPIGWMVLTSFKTEIEAFATPPSLFFTPTLENYVAVNSRINYVSYALNSVYIAFGSTLLCLIIGGMAAYSMAFFPTRRTEGTLLWMLSTKMMPAVGVLVPMYMGFRDVGLLNTVTGMVLLMTLVNLPIVVWMLYTYFRDYPREILEAARVDGAGSWQEMLYILLPTTLPGIVSTSLLTIILSWNEAFWSINLTGPDSGPLTAFIASFSSPEGLFWAKLSAASTLAIAPILVLGWLSQRQLVRGLTFGAVK; this comes from the coding sequence ATGGCCGTGCAACGCAGCCGCAGCCAGGCGATCGGCGTCACCCTCCTGGGCTGGGCGGTCGGGCTGATCCTGTTCTTCCCGATCGGCTGGATGGTGCTGACCAGCTTCAAGACCGAGATCGAGGCCTTCGCCACCCCGCCGTCGTTGTTCTTCACCCCGACGCTGGAGAACTACGTCGCGGTCAACTCGCGCATCAACTACGTCAGCTATGCCCTGAACTCGGTCTACATCGCCTTCGGCTCCACCCTGCTGTGCCTGATCATCGGCGGCATGGCGGCCTATTCCATGGCCTTCTTCCCGACCAGGCGCACCGAAGGCACGCTGCTGTGGATGCTGTCGACCAAGATGATGCCCGCGGTCGGCGTGCTGGTGCCGATGTATATGGGCTTCCGCGATGTCGGCCTGCTGAACACGGTCACCGGCATGGTCCTGCTGATGACCCTGGTCAACCTGCCGATCGTGGTGTGGATGCTGTACACCTATTTCCGCGACTATCCGCGCGAGATCCTGGAGGCGGCGCGGGTGGACGGCGCCGGATCCTGGCAGGAGATGCTGTACATCCTGCTGCCCACCACCCTGCCCGGCATCGTCTCGACCTCGCTGCTGACCATCATCCTGAGCTGGAACGAGGCGTTCTGGAGCATCAACCTGACCGGGCCGGATTCCGGGCCGCTGACCGCCTTCATCGCCTCCTTCTCCAGCCCCGAGGGGCTGTTCTGGGCCAAGCTCTCCGCCGCCTCGACGCTCGCCATCGCGCCGATCCTGGTGCTGGGCTGGCTGTCGCAGCGCCAGCTGGTGCGCGGCCTGACCTTCGGGGCGGTGAAGTGA
- a CDS encoding GMC family oxidoreductase → MSSGYDFIIVGGGSAGCVVASRLVTERRARVLLLEAGGRRGSRLLDMPAGYMKFLNQDTYLTLNETVPQEQLGGRAPIIPTGKLLGGGSAVNAMVYMRGRPQDYDGWDADLGGGSGWGWADLLPYFVKQEGNDHLGAPFHGTGGPLKVSHLGQHCAMSRAFVQTLQGMGVPYRPDFNAGEQAGVGFMQHTIDAATRTRCSAVAAFLAPVLRDPKLTVETGAAVTRILVEGGRTTGVDYVKDGQSRRATGAEVILAAGAYASPKLLMLSGIGPAAALGKHGIHVKADLPGVGANLQDHHEVPVVAATNGAYGYFGRDRGLPMVLAGLQYLLFKSGPVTTTGVEACAFIDPDGEDQSDPKLQLYCVPTVYLDRDVTGVAPTDGVTLNACLMRPKARGSVTLRSADPTDPPLIDCAFFGDPEDLRLSVAGLRYARRVLAADPVRRMVTGEIFPGDAFTSDDDLAAHCRRTVKTNYHPVGTCRMGREDDPMAVVDRTLNVRGVERLRVVDASILPRVTSGNTNAPVLAVADRAVDLIPN, encoded by the coding sequence GTGAGTTCAGGCTACGACTTCATCATCGTCGGCGGCGGCAGCGCCGGCTGCGTCGTCGCCAGCCGGCTGGTGACCGAGCGGCGGGCCCGGGTGCTGCTGCTGGAGGCCGGGGGGCGGCGCGGCAGCCGCCTGCTGGACATGCCCGCCGGCTACATGAAGTTCCTGAACCAGGACACCTACCTGACCCTGAACGAGACGGTGCCGCAGGAGCAGCTGGGCGGCCGCGCTCCGATCATCCCGACCGGCAAGCTGCTGGGCGGCGGCAGCGCGGTCAACGCCATGGTCTATATGCGCGGCCGGCCGCAGGACTATGACGGCTGGGACGCCGATCTGGGCGGCGGTTCCGGCTGGGGCTGGGCCGACCTCTTGCCCTATTTCGTCAAGCAGGAGGGCAACGACCATCTCGGCGCCCCGTTCCACGGCACCGGGGGGCCGCTGAAGGTCTCGCATCTCGGCCAGCACTGCGCGATGAGCCGCGCCTTCGTCCAGACGCTGCAGGGGATGGGCGTGCCCTACCGCCCGGACTTCAACGCCGGCGAGCAGGCCGGCGTCGGCTTCATGCAGCACACCATCGACGCGGCGACGCGCACCCGCTGCAGCGCCGTCGCCGCCTTCTTGGCGCCGGTGCTGCGCGACCCGAAGCTGACGGTCGAGACCGGCGCCGCCGTCACCCGTATCCTGGTCGAGGGCGGCCGCACCACCGGCGTCGACTACGTCAAGGACGGGCAGAGCCGCCGCGCCACCGGCGCCGAGGTGATCCTGGCCGCCGGCGCCTATGCCTCGCCGAAGCTCTTGATGCTCAGCGGCATCGGCCCGGCGGCGGCGCTGGGTAAGCACGGCATCCATGTGAAGGCCGACCTGCCCGGCGTCGGCGCCAACCTGCAGGACCACCACGAGGTGCCGGTGGTGGCCGCCACCAACGGCGCCTACGGCTATTTCGGCCGCGACCGCGGCCTACCGATGGTCCTGGCCGGGCTGCAGTACCTGCTGTTCAAGTCCGGGCCGGTGACCACCACCGGCGTCGAGGCCTGCGCTTTCATCGACCCGGACGGCGAGGACCAGAGCGACCCGAAGCTGCAGCTGTACTGCGTGCCGACCGTCTATCTCGACCGCGACGTCACCGGCGTGGCGCCGACCGACGGGGTGACGCTGAATGCCTGCCTGATGCGGCCGAAGGCGCGCGGATCGGTGACCCTGCGCTCCGCCGACCCGACCGACCCGCCGCTGATCGACTGCGCCTTCTTCGGCGACCCGGAGGATCTGCGCCTGTCGGTGGCCGGGCTGCGCTACGCCCGCCGGGTGCTGGCGGCCGACCCGGTGCGGCGGATGGTGACCGGCGAGATCTTCCCCGGCGACGCCTTCACCAGCGACGACGACCTGGCGGCGCATTGCCGGCGGACGGTCAAGACCAACTACCACCCGGTCGGCACCTGCCGCATGGGGCGGGAGGACGACCCGATGGCGGTGGTCGACCGGACGCTCAACGTGCGGGGGGTGGAGCGGCTGCGCGTCGTCGACGCCTCGATCCTGCCGCGGGTGACCAGCGGCAACACCAACGCCCCGGTGCTGGCGGTGGCCGACCGGGCCGTCGATCTCATTCCGAACTAG
- a CDS encoding carbohydrate ABC transporter permease gives MAAIASTRRKATLLLAPSVTVLALWAFVPLAATIYFSTLRYNLMNPLRRGFAGLNNYIYLVNDPAFWDAIQNTLVLVGAVLAITVVLGTLIALLLDQPFPGRGIVRVLVIAPFFVMPTVSALVWKNMMLHPVSGVLTWVARAVGLEPIDWLSQAPLAAIIIMVAWQWLPFAVLILLTALQSLDHEQREAARIDGAGPIAMFFYIVLPHLMHAIGVVIMVQTIFLLSIFAEILVTTNGGPGTASTNLTYLVYRNGLQQFNVGGASAGGVIAVILANIVAFFLVRALARTLRKGG, from the coding sequence ATGGCCGCCATCGCCTCGACCCGGCGCAAGGCGACGCTGCTCCTCGCCCCTTCGGTCACGGTCCTGGCCCTCTGGGCCTTCGTGCCGCTGGCGGCGACCATCTACTTCTCGACCCTGCGCTACAACCTGATGAACCCGCTGCGGCGCGGCTTCGCGGGGCTGAACAACTACATCTACCTGGTCAACGACCCCGCCTTCTGGGACGCGATCCAGAACACGCTGGTCCTGGTCGGCGCCGTGCTGGCGATCACCGTGGTGCTGGGCACCCTGATCGCCCTCCTGCTGGACCAGCCCTTCCCCGGCCGCGGCATCGTCCGCGTGCTGGTGATCGCGCCCTTCTTCGTGATGCCGACGGTCAGCGCGCTGGTCTGGAAGAACATGATGCTGCACCCGGTCTCGGGCGTCCTGACCTGGGTGGCGCGCGCGGTCGGGCTCGAGCCGATCGACTGGCTGAGCCAGGCGCCGCTGGCGGCCATCATCATCATGGTCGCCTGGCAGTGGCTGCCCTTCGCCGTGCTGATCCTGCTGACCGCGCTGCAGTCGCTGGACCATGAGCAGCGCGAGGCGGCGCGGATCGACGGCGCCGGGCCGATCGCGATGTTCTTCTACATCGTGCTGCCGCATCTGATGCACGCCATCGGCGTGGTCATCATGGTGCAGACCATCTTCCTCTTGTCGATCTTCGCCGAGATCCTGGTCACCACCAACGGCGGGCCGGGCACCGCCAGCACCAACCTGACCTATCTCGTCTACCGGAACGGCCTGCAGCAGTTCAATGTCGGCGGCGCCTCGGCCGGCGGGGTGATCGCCGTGATCCTGGCCAACATCGTCGCCTTCTTCCTGGTGCGCGCCCTGGCCCGCACCCTGCGCAAGGGAGGCTGA
- a CDS encoding SDR family NAD(P)-dependent oxidoreductase: protein MYREKFDLSGRVAVVTGGGRGIGRATCEALTEAGAKVVVAEILADIGAETAKAVGGEFIHLDVTDPDAVTKAADGVQARHGRVDILVNNAGMARNSDALETSDEEWRKVMDLNVNAVFWCARAFGRHMVAAKRGSVINIGSMSGIIVNKPQGQAHYNASKAAVHLLTKSLACEWAPHGVRVNAIAPGYIATDMTLAGRTKKEWYDQWIEMTPMARCGEPWEIAATALFLAADASGFFTGAILGPDGGYTAW, encoded by the coding sequence ATGTACCGCGAGAAATTTGACCTTTCCGGCCGTGTGGCGGTGGTGACCGGCGGCGGCCGCGGCATCGGCCGGGCGACTTGCGAGGCGCTGACCGAGGCCGGCGCCAAGGTGGTGGTGGCCGAGATCCTGGCCGATATCGGCGCCGAGACGGCCAAGGCGGTGGGCGGGGAGTTCATCCATCTGGACGTCACCGACCCCGACGCCGTGACCAAGGCGGCCGACGGCGTCCAGGCCAGGCACGGCCGGGTCGATATTCTCGTGAACAACGCAGGCATGGCCCGCAACAGCGACGCGCTGGAGACCAGCGACGAGGAATGGCGCAAGGTCATGGACCTGAACGTCAACGCCGTCTTCTGGTGCGCCCGCGCCTTCGGCAGGCACATGGTGGCGGCCAAGCGCGGCAGCGTGATCAACATCGGCTCGATGTCCGGCATCATCGTCAACAAGCCGCAGGGCCAGGCGCATTACAACGCCAGCAAGGCCGCGGTGCATCTGCTGACCAAGTCGCTGGCCTGCGAATGGGCGCCGCACGGGGTGCGGGTCAACGCCATCGCCCCGGGCTACATCGCCACCGACATGACCCTGGCCGGCCGCACCAAGAAGGAGTGGTACGACCAGTGGATCGAGATGACGCCGATGGCCCGCTGCGGCGAGCCCTGGGAGATCGCCGCCACTGCCCTTTTCCTGGCGGCCGACGCCTCCGGCTTCTTCACCGGCGCCATTCTCGGGCCGGATGGCGGATACACGGCCTGGTGA
- a CDS encoding branched-chain amino acid ABC transporter substrate-binding protein, translating to MSPSAPAAPPPVRLGVSAPLSGRGAALGREMAQAVRLAVEEAAGGPPVELVERDDRGEEQAGLAAARAFAADPAVLAVIGPYNSNVALAAAPVYRDAGLALVGPIVSNPALTESGWDNVFRFTARDDDTAAAIAAHLAGPLGKRRAVLVATATAYGRSMAGRFADAFARAGGAVLARHEAAEGETRFDALAGALPAAADVVFYGGTYEGAPLLSALRRAGRSLLFAAGDGCWDRPNFLDPAGAAAEAGEGVLVLSACPEPGVVPGAREMAARYGRRFGPVVNYAVNAYDAAALTLAAVRDAAATAPGRPPGRDAVLAALRRAEWRGIAYPDPVRWDARGDNRAAVTALHVVRGGRFVQVALVPKGRAAG from the coding sequence ATGTCCCCCTCGGCGCCCGCTGCCCCGCCGCCCGTTAGGCTCGGCGTCAGCGCCCCCCTGTCCGGCCGCGGCGCCGCGCTGGGCCGCGAGATGGCCCAGGCCGTCCGCCTCGCGGTCGAGGAGGCCGCCGGCGGCCCGCCGGTCGAGCTCGTCGAGCGCGACGACCGCGGCGAGGAGCAGGCCGGCCTCGCCGCCGCCCGCGCCTTCGCCGCCGACCCTGCGGTGCTGGCCGTGATCGGCCCCTACAACAGCAACGTCGCCCTGGCGGCGGCGCCCGTGTATCGCGACGCCGGGCTGGCGCTGGTGGGGCCGATCGTCTCCAACCCGGCGCTGACCGAGTCCGGCTGGGACAACGTCTTCCGCTTCACCGCCCGCGACGACGACACCGCGGCGGCGATCGCCGCCCACCTCGCCGGCCCGCTCGGCAAGCGCCGCGCCGTGCTGGTGGCCACGGCCACCGCCTATGGCCGCAGCATGGCCGGCCGCTTCGCCGACGCCTTCGCCCGCGCCGGCGGCGCCGTGCTGGCCCGGCACGAGGCGGCGGAGGGCGAGACCCGCTTCGACGCCCTGGCCGGCGCCCTGCCGGCGGCGGCGGATGTCGTCTTCTACGGCGGCACCTATGAGGGCGCGCCGCTGCTCTCCGCCCTGCGCCGGGCCGGCCGGTCGCTGCTCTTCGCCGCCGGCGACGGCTGCTGGGACCGGCCGAACTTCCTCGACCCCGCCGGCGCCGCGGCGGAGGCGGGGGAGGGCGTGCTGGTCCTCTCCGCCTGCCCGGAGCCGGGCGTGGTGCCCGGCGCGCGGGAGATGGCGGCGCGCTACGGGCGGCGCTTCGGCCCGGTGGTGAACTATGCGGTGAATGCCTACGACGCGGCGGCCCTGACCCTGGCCGCTGTGCGCGACGCCGCCGCCACGGCGCCGGGCCGGCCGCCCGGCCGCGATGCCGTGCTGGCCGCCCTGCGCCGGGCGGAATGGCGCGGCATCGCCTATCCCGACCCGGTGCGCTGGGACGCCCGCGGCGACAACCGCGCCGCCGTGACCGCGCTGCATGTCGTGCGCGGCGGCCGCTTCGTGCAGGTGGCGCTGGTGCCGAAGGGGCGCGCCGCCGGCTGA
- a CDS encoding DMT family transporter, which translates to MPSGLASILLATIPFWTVLVGLVLPLDKPARPRALLLLAPGFAGVALIAWRALAGAGAADILLLLGASLSWALGTVVSERQAGETRADALAGAALVSGGLVLLGLAAVTGELPRIAPAGLIGVSGLAWLHLTLLGTVVTFGAYVWLLERVSPPLVATYTFVNPIVAVALGWAVLGEAPTVEMLAGGALVLGSLVALLVLDPPAAGKPEQKEQSHVPLGARCPAAR; encoded by the coding sequence GTGCCCTCCGGCCTCGCCTCGATCCTGCTGGCCACCATCCCGTTCTGGACCGTGCTGGTCGGCCTCGTGCTGCCGCTGGACAAGCCGGCGCGGCCGCGCGCGCTGCTGCTGCTGGCCCCGGGCTTCGCCGGCGTGGCGCTGATCGCCTGGCGCGCCCTCGCCGGCGCCGGCGCCGCCGACATCCTGCTGCTGCTCGGCGCCAGCCTGTCCTGGGCGCTCGGCACGGTGGTGTCGGAGCGGCAGGCCGGCGAGACCCGGGCCGACGCCCTGGCCGGCGCCGCGCTGGTCAGCGGCGGGCTGGTGCTGCTCGGCCTCGCCGCCGTGACCGGCGAGCTGCCGCGGATCGCCCCCGCCGGTCTGATCGGCGTGTCCGGCCTGGCCTGGCTGCACCTGACGCTGCTGGGCACGGTCGTCACCTTCGGCGCCTATGTCTGGCTGCTGGAGCGGGTGTCGCCGCCGCTGGTCGCGACCTACACCTTCGTCAACCCGATCGTCGCCGTGGCGCTCGGCTGGGCCGTGCTGGGCGAGGCGCCGACGGTCGAGATGCTGGCCGGCGGCGCGCTGGTGCTGGGCTCGCTGGTCGCCCTGCTGGTGCTCGACCCGCCCGCCGCCGGGAAGCCCGAGCAGAAGGAGCAGAGCCATGTCCCCCTCGGCGCCCGCTGCCCCGCCGCCCGTTAG
- a CDS encoding ABATE domain-containing protein: protein MAEAAGSQDELCIRFVNTMAWRRRQPGEERLPTPDALLRWLGAAGLDPAGIAPDRAAALHDAALALREAICRSLLAVAAGEAPTAGDLALLHARLAGPPSGMGAEIAPAGGGVAWRAAPADPLGLLRPVALSAAALLTGPRARRVRQCQDEQGCGWLFIDESRAQNRRWCSMGDCGNRAKARRHRARLRARAERG, encoded by the coding sequence GTGGCCGAAGCCGCCGGTTCCCAGGACGAACTGTGCATCCGCTTCGTCAACACCATGGCCTGGCGGCGGCGGCAGCCCGGCGAGGAGCGGCTGCCGACGCCCGACGCGCTGCTGCGCTGGCTCGGCGCCGCTGGGCTGGACCCGGCCGGGATCGCGCCGGACCGCGCGGCGGCGCTGCACGACGCGGCGCTGGCGCTGCGCGAGGCGATCTGCCGGTCGCTGCTGGCGGTGGCCGCGGGCGAGGCGCCGACGGCGGGCGATCTGGCGCTGCTCCACGCCCGGCTGGCCGGGCCGCCATCGGGGATGGGCGCCGAGATCGCGCCGGCCGGCGGCGGCGTGGCCTGGCGCGCCGCCCCGGCCGATCCGCTCGGCCTGTTGCGGCCGGTCGCGCTGTCCGCCGCGGCGCTGCTGACCGGCCCGCGCGCCCGCCGGGTGCGGCAGTGCCAGGACGAGCAGGGCTGCGGCTGGCTGTTCATCGACGAGAGCCGGGCGCAGAACCGGCGCTGGTGCTCGATGGGCGACTGCGGCAACCGCGCCAAGGCCCGCCGCCACCGCGCCCGGCTGCGGGCGCGGGCCGAGCGGGGCTAG